CCGATTACCCAGGACCCCATGCCCGATAACTCGAAGCCCACCCAGCCCGAGACGCCCACCACTGGCGCGGGCCAGGGCCAGCAGGCGGTGTACACGATTCGCAACAGCGGCATCCGCTGCTTCGCCCCGCCCTGCCCCACGCATCTGGCGCAGCCCGCGAGCGACCCGACGGGGGACGCGATTCAGATTCACGAGATCGACTTCCAGGACATCAACCCGTCGGAGCAGCAGCGAGAGGCGCTGATGCGCAAGGCGGACGAGAGCCCCGAGGGCCTCAAGGTGGAGGCCGTGCTGGAGAAGAAGCTGAAGGCGGGCCCCTCTGGGGACGCCACGGTGCTGCGCGTGAAGAAGGTTCTTCAGTAACGCGCGGAGCCCGAGTGGCACAGAAGCCCGGGGGCCTCATGGCCTCCGGGCTTTTTCATGCGTGAACGCAGCTTCAGGCCACACTGTCGGTGGCCCAGCGTGGCTGCGGAAGCCCAGCCACATCCCACCGCTGCAGGAGGGGCATCCCATGATGCCCCTCCTGGATGGGAACTACGGGTTGGGCACAACCCCGAACGAGCCGGGGCCCACAGCCCAATCACTGGCCGTGTTGGTGTCGCTCGCGGAGACCCTGCGCACGGTCGTCGCGGTGGTGTTGGTCACGCCATCCCAGAGGACCGAAACCTGGGCCGCTGTCGGCGTCGACGTCGTCGAGCACAGCGCGCCACCGCAGTCGGCGGGCAGCCACAGCCCCTCAGCCTGGATCGCCTGGAGTTGGGCCGGGAAGCCCCCGGGCTGAGACCCCGAGGTGCTCGCGAATGGGACGGCATCCTGCGTGACACCCTGCGCGTTCTTCACCCGGATGATCCGGCTCGAGAAGGTGATAGGCGTCGTGGTGCCGTGGAAGTCCCAGGCATCGTCGTAGTTGGCGCTGTACGTGGCCTTCGGGTACTGGTTCTTGGCCGTCGTCTCCGAGCCAGGGCCATCCGCCGAGCCCCCCGGAGTGGAGTGGACGACGATGATGTCCCCCGTGGCCACGTGCACCGCAGGGAACGTGGCCAGCACGGTGGTGCTGTCCTGTACCAGGGTGAAGCCGGACACGGTGCCTCCCTGCAACACGACCAGCTCGACGAGATCCTTCGCAAGGGCGATGTTGGGAGCCACCTCGGTGATGCGCAGCACCGCAGGGGCCAGATAGCCCGTGAAGGTGGCCGTGTTCGCCGTCGAACTCACCCCCGTCCCCAGGGTGTCCGTGACACTCGCGCTCACCGTCACCGTGTAGGACTGCCCCCCCGTCTGAGCGACCGTGTTCAACAGCACCTCGCGGTCTTGGACCGTGGCACCCGTCGCCGACAAGCCATTGTTGAAGGTGAACTGGCTTCCATTGGCCTGCACGCTGGCCGGAGCAATGCGCCGATCGAACTGCACCACCACCGTCGTGGCATTCTGGACCACCGCGGACACCACCTTGGGCGCTGGGCAGCCCAGGATGGAGATGTCCCCGAGCACCCAGGCCGACGGTTGGGCATTCGCGTTGAATCGCCAGAGCGGTGCGTTGACCGTGACGCTGCAGTCTTTCACCAGCTCGAACTGATCCTGCAACTGCTGCTGCAGCGTGGTGGGCAGGCGGAACTGAAGCGCGGAGCCACTCGGATAACCAACCGTGAGCATGTTCGAGGACACATGCCCCGTGCCTGAGGCCACGAAGTTGGTGCTCAGCGTGCCACTGATGGAGATGAGCTCGCTGTCATAGCTGGCCAGGTTGGTGGGCACGTCCACCGTGGTCACGTCCGCACGGAGGGACTCCACCGGCTCACCACTGCTTGCCCGGGTGAAGCCAGAGATCGCCGTCGCGCGCGGCATGCCGGAGGTCGTGCCCTTGGTGGTCACCGTCAGCGAGACCCGGTCACCCACGGAGGGAACAGGTGTGAGCGAGGCGGGATCCACCGCAACGAAGATGGCGGGTCCGGTCTGCTCGGCCTGGAGGAAGAAGCCCGCAGGGTCCGACGTGGCCGAGCCAACCAGCGGCTTGATGTACGTGACCAGTGCCTGAGTGATAGTCAGGTTCAACCCCGAGCCATTGGTTGCGGTGCGCACCGCCGCGATCTGCGCCGAGGTGTTCGCCGACGTGCTGCCGATGGAGTACTGCTGGGTCTTCACGGTCTCGGCGTTGCCAGCCGCGTCCACCGCGTAGAACTTCAGCGTGGTGGTGACGGAGATGGCGATCGGCGCGGTGTACCGCGGAGAGCCCGTGTTCGGCGTGCTGCCGTCTACCGTGTAGTAGATGGATGCGCACCCGGAGCCCGAACCGTCGTTGCAGGTCAGCGTCACACTCTGCGCCGTGGTGTACGTGCCACCCGCAGGGCTGGCCGTGGTGGTGGGCGGCGTCGTGTCGAGGTTGATGACGTACGTCTCCGTCCGCACCGCGCTGCTGTTGCCCGCGTTGTCGATGCCGATGAACTTCAGCGCCGTGTTCGCATTGATGGCGATGGGGGTGCTGTAGGCCGGAGACGAGGCCGTCGGCGTGCTGCCATCCGTGGTGTACCGGATCGAGGCACAGCCCGTGCCCGTCCCATCGTTGCAGCTCAGAGTCACCGTCTGCGCGCTGGTGTACGTGCCACCCGCCGGACTGGCCGTCACCGTGGGAGCCACGGTGTCGATGACGTACGTCTCCGTGCTCACGGTGCTGGTGTTGCCCGCGTTGTCGATGCCGATGAACTTCAGCGTCGTGTTGGCCGAGATCGAGACAGGCGTGCTGTAGGCCGGAGAAGAAGCCGTCGGCGTGCTGCCGTCCGTCGTGTAACGGATCGAGGCACACCCGCTTCCCGAACCGTCATTGCAGCTCAGGGTCACGCTCTGCGCCGTGGTGTACGTGCCACCCGCGGGATTGGCCGTGACGGTAGGAGGCGTGGTGTCGAGATTGATGACGTATGTCTCGGTGCCCACCGCGCTGGTGTTGCCCGCGTTATCGATACCGATGAACTTCAGCGTCGTGTTCGCGCTGATAGAAATCGGCGTGGAGTAGGCCGGAGAAGAAGCGGTCGGTGTGCTGCCATCCGTGGTGTACCGAGTCGAGGCACAGCCAGTGCCCGTCCCATCGCTGCAGCTCAGCGTCACGCTCTGCGCCGTGGTGTACGTGCCACCGGCCGGATTGGCTGCCACGGTCGGAGCTACCGTATCAATGACGTACGTCTCGGTGCGCACCGTGCTGGTGTTGCCTGCGTTATCGATGCCAATGAACTTGAGCGTCGTGTTCGCGCTCACGGAGATGGGCGCGGTGTACGTCGCAGACGCCGCCGTCGGCGTGCTGCCATCCGTGGTGTAGTGGACCGAGGCGCACCCTGTCCCCGAGCCATCATTGCAGCTGAGCGTCACGCTCTGCGCCGTGGTGTACGTGCCACCCGCCGGGCTCGCCGTCACGGTGGGCGGCGTGGTGTCGATGTTGATGACGTACGTCTCGGTGCGGACGCTGCTGATGTTGCCCGCGTTGTCGATGCCGATGAACTTCAGCGTCGTGTTCGCGGCAATCGAGATCGGCGCGGAGTAGGCCGGAGACGAAGCCGTCGGCGTGCTGCCATCCGTGGTGTACCGAATCGAAGCGCAGCCCGTACCCGAGCCGTCGGCACAGCTCAGGGTCACGCTCTGGGCAGAGGTGTAGCTCCCGCCCGCAGGGTTGGCCGCCACTGTCGGGGCCGCCGTGTCGATGACATACGTCTCGGTGCCCACCGCACTGGTATTGCCCGCGTTATCAATGCCGATGAACTTCAGCGTCGTGTTCGCATTGATGGCAATCGGCGCGGAGTAGGCCGGGGAAGAAGCGGTCGGCGTGCTGCCATCCGTCGTGTAGCGAATCGAAGCGCAGCCCGTACCCGAGCCGTCGTTGCAGGTCAGCGTCACGCTCTGCGCCGTGGTGTACGTGCCACCGGCCGGACTGGCCGCCACCGTCGGAGCCGCCGTATCAATGACGTACGTCTCCGTGCTCACCGCGCTGGTGTTGCCCGCGTTGTCGATACCGATGAACTTCAGCGTCGTGTTCGCGGCAATCGAGATCGGCGCGGAGTAGGCCGGAGACGAAGCCGTCGGCGCGCTGTCATCCGTGGTGTAGTGGATCGAAGCGCAGCCACTGCCCGAGCCGTCAGCGCACGTGAGCGTCACCGTCTGCGCGGTGTTGTACGTGCCACCCGCCGGGCTGGCCGTCACCGTGGGCGCCGCCGTGTCCAGGTTGATGACGTACGTCTCGGTGCTCACCGCGCTGGTGTTGCCCGCGTTGTCGATACCGATGAACTTCAGCGTCGTGTTCGCACCGATGGCGATCGG
The Hyalangium minutum DNA segment above includes these coding regions:
- a CDS encoding beta strand repeat-containing protein, giving the protein MMWKPGGSLKAVAALFLLQVISACGGGDKPPPQEDTAAPTTRVQPAGGTFTEAISVTLTCTDSGSSGCSATHYTTDGSTPTDSSPSYSAPIALSSNTTLKFFSVDGAGNKESVKTETYTFNIGNADTTAPTVTASPTGGTYTAAQSVTLSCDDGTGSGCASIRYTTDGTAPTASSTAYSAPIAIGANTTLKFIGIDNAGNTSAVSTETYVINLDTAAPTVTASPAGGTYNTAQTVTLTCADGSGSGCASIHYTTDDSAPTASSPAYSAPISIAANTTLKFIGIDNAGNTSAVSTETYVIDTAAPTVAASPAGGTYTTAQSVTLTCNDGSGTGCASIRYTTDGSTPTASSPAYSAPIAINANTTLKFIGIDNAGNTSAVGTETYVIDTAAPTVAANPAGGSYTSAQSVTLSCADGSGTGCASIRYTTDGSTPTASSPAYSAPISIAANTTLKFIGIDNAGNISSVRTETYVINIDTTPPTVTASPAGGTYTTAQSVTLSCNDGSGTGCASVHYTTDGSTPTAASATYTAPISVSANTTLKFIGIDNAGNTSTVRTETYVIDTVAPTVAANPAGGTYTTAQSVTLSCSDGTGTGCASTRYTTDGSTPTASSPAYSTPISISANTTLKFIGIDNAGNTSAVGTETYVINLDTTPPTVTANPAGGTYTTAQSVTLSCNDGSGSGCASIRYTTDGSTPTASSPAYSTPVSISANTTLKFIGIDNAGNTSTVSTETYVIDTVAPTVTASPAGGTYTSAQTVTLSCNDGTGTGCASIRYTTDGSTPTASSPAYSTPIAINANTALKFIGIDNAGNSSAVRTETYVINLDTTPPTTTASPAGGTYTTAQSVTLTCNDGSGSGCASIYYTVDGSTPNTGSPRYTAPIAISVTTTLKFYAVDAAGNAETVKTQQYSIGSTSANTSAQIAAVRTATNGSGLNLTITQALVTYIKPLVGSATSDPAGFFLQAEQTGPAIFVAVDPASLTPVPSVGDRVSLTVTTKGTTSGMPRATAISGFTRASSGEPVESLRADVTTVDVPTNLASYDSELISISGTLSTNFVASGTGHVSSNMLTVGYPSGSALQFRLPTTLQQQLQDQFELVKDCSVTVNAPLWRFNANAQPSAWVLGDISILGCPAPKVVSAVVQNATTVVVQFDRRIAPASVQANGSQFTFNNGLSATGATVQDREVLLNTVAQTGGQSYTVTVSASVTDTLGTGVSSTANTATFTGYLAPAVLRITEVAPNIALAKDLVELVVLQGGTVSGFTLVQDSTTVLATFPAVHVATGDIIVVHSTPGGSADGPGSETTAKNQYPKATYSANYDDAWDFHGTTTPITFSSRIIRVKNAQGVTQDAVPFASTSGSQPGGFPAQLQAIQAEGLWLPADCGGALCSTTSTPTAAQVSVLWDGVTNTTATTVRRVSASDTNTASDWAVGPGSFGVVPNP